The Capra hircus breed San Clemente chromosome 25, ASM170441v1, whole genome shotgun sequence genome has a window encoding:
- the CLEC19A gene encoding C-type lectin domain family 19 member A gives MQKWGLWTVSVLTLLSAQAFPQTDINISPAMPELPQASLCPLFWMEFKGHCYRFFPLNKTWAEADFYCSEFSIGRKSAKLASIHSWEENVFVYDLVNSCVPGIPADIWTGLHDHRQEGKFEWTDGSPYDYSYWDGSQPDDGVHADPEEEDCVQIWYRPTSALRSWNDNTCSRKFPFVCKIAALTFH, from the exons ATGCAGAAGTGGGGGCTGTGGACCGTGTCCGTCCTGACCCTTCTCTCCGCACAGGCCTTTCCACAGACGGACATCAACATCAGCCCAG CCATGCCAGAGctgccccaggcttccctgtgcccaCTGTTCTGGATGGAGTTCAAAGGCCACTGCTACAGATTTTTCCCTCTCAATAAGACCTGGGCTGAGGCTGACTTCTACTGCTCAGAGTTCTCCATTGGCAGGAAGTCTGCCAAGCTGGCCTCCATCCACAG CTGGGAGGAGAATGTCTTTGTGTATGACCTTGTGAACAGCTGTGTTCCTGGGATCCCAGCTGACATCTGGACAGGGCTTCACGATCACAGGCAG GAAGGGAAGTTTGAATGGACAGACGGCTCACCCTATGACTACAGCTACTGGGATGGGAGCCAGCCGGACGACGGTGTCCATGCAGACCCAGAAGAGGAGGACTGCGTGCAGATATGGTACCGGCCCACCAGCG ctcTGAGGTCATGGAATGATAACACCTGCAGCCGGAAGTTCCCTTTTGTCTGCAAGATCGCAGCTCTAACTTTTCACTGA